One Denticeps clupeoides chromosome 10, fDenClu1.1, whole genome shotgun sequence genomic window carries:
- the samd10a gene encoding sterile alpha motif domain-containing protein 10a, which translates to MAVDAASSFSFCRPAVEYKALPEDFKYQLSRCTGGNLTWHEVRGQKTAGGRTVKLLQQPGTEGPQHRTGDTYSKFHTSPTLPSLSRPVVLWTQQDVCRWLKRHCPHNYLTFMEAFSHHAITGRALLRLNGEKLERMGLVQETLRQELLQQVLQLQLQEEGRNLQLLSRGSFGNLS; encoded by the exons ATGGCTGTGGACG CCGCCTCCAGCTTCAGCTTTTGCCGGCCTGCGGTGGAGTACAAAGCGCTGCCTGAGGACTTTAAGTACCAGCTGTCACGCTGCACAGGGGGAAACCTGACCTGGCATGAGGTCCGGGGTCAGAAAACCGCAGGCGGTCGAACGGTGAAGCTCCTCCAGCAGCCAGGGACAGAGGGACCCCAG CACCGCACTGGGGACACCTACTCCAAATTCCACACGAGTCCCACCCTCCCCAGTCTGTCTCGGCCGGTGGTGCTGTGGACGCAGCAGGACGTGTGTCGGTGGCTGAAGAGACACTGTCCACACAACTACCTGACCTTCATGGAGGCCTTCTCCCATCATGCCATCACAG gTCGTGCCTTGTTGCGGCTGAATGGGGAGAAGCTGGAGAGGATGGGTCTGGTTCAGGAGACCCTCAGACAGGAGCTTCTACAGCAGGTGCTGCAGCtccagctgcaggaggagggcCGCAACCTGCAGCTGCTCAGCCGag GTTCATTCGGAAACCTGTCATAG